The Candidatus Margulisiibacteriota bacterium genome segment AGATGCTGGCGCGCTTCCGCGACAACCTGCCGGCTGAGCGCGGTGCGCGGATCATACATGGTCAGCACAATACCCTCGATGTCCAGCTCGGGGTTTATTTTGTCCCGGATCAGCGTCAGCGTGGTCATCAAGCGCGTCAGGCCTTCCAGCGCGAAAAATTCACATTGCAGCGGCACCAGAATACGCGTCGCGGCGACCAGCGCGTTGAGTGTGAGCAGCCCTAGCGACGGCGGACAATCGATCAAAATAAAATCGTAACCGTCCTGCACCGCGGCCAGCGCGTTTTTCAAATGTTTTTCGCGGCCGTCCTCGTTCATTAATTCGGCTTCGACGCCGGCCAGATCTGGCGTGCAGGGCAGGATGTGCAGATTTTTCACCGAGGTCGGATACAAAACTTCCAGCGCGTCTTTGCGGCCAATGTAAAGATCGTACAACGAAAATTCGATTTTGTTTTCGTCAATGCCGACGCCGCTCGTGGAATTCGCCTGCGGATCGGTGTCGATCAGCAAAACCATTTTGCCGGTTTCCGCCAGCGCCGTGCCCAGATTGATGGCCGTGGTCGTTTTGCCAACACCGCCTTTTTGATTGACTATCGCAAAAATCGTTCCCATGCGCGGATACTATACTACAGGCTCTTTCTTTTTGCAAAACAATTGCTTTGTTTATGCTAAAAATATTCGCCGCAATTGGATACAAGAAAGCAAGAGTTGGGCTAAAAACAAGTTTGGCAGAGGCTTCCGGCTGTACTGTTGACAAGAATTCAGTTTGTTTAAGCAAAAAACCGGCGTTCTGTACCGCCTTGCGCATGTTTCACGTGAAACATT includes the following:
- a CDS encoding ParA family protein — protein: MGTIFAIVNQKGGVGKTTTAINLGTALAETGKMVLLIDTDPQANSTSGVGIDENKIEFSLYDLYIGRKDALEVLYPTSVKNLHILPCTPDLAGVEAELMNEDGREKHLKNALAAVQDGYDFILIDCPPSLGLLTLNALVAATRILVPLQCEFFALEGLTRLMTTLTLIRDKINPELDIEGIVLTMYDPRTALSRQVVAEARQHLGEKVFQTVIPRNVRISEAPSYGQPISVYADKSKGAEAYSALAKELIAHGY